A window of the Cynocephalus volans isolate mCynVol1 chromosome 10, mCynVol1.pri, whole genome shotgun sequence genome harbors these coding sequences:
- the DDX52 gene encoding probable ATP-dependent RNA helicase DDX52 gives MDVHDLFHRLGAGAKFDVRRFSADAARFQVGKRKNDFDSSEVMRGLDFFGNKKSVPGACGASQTYQELQNEEKKENLTERKREQNKKKRKKMTSEITSQGEGTTIQWMSSVEAKIEDKKVKGENKLTSRKLEYLRKEKINFFRNKHKIHIQGTDLPDPIATFQQLDQEYKINSRLLQNILDAGFQMPTPIQMQAIPVMLHGRELLASAPTGSGKTLAFSIPILMQLKQPTNKGFRALIISPTRELASQIHRELIKISEGTGFRIHMIHKASVAAKKFGPKSSKKFDILVTTPNRLIYLLKQDPPGIDLTSVEWLVVDESDKLFEDGKTGFRDQLASIFLACTSHKIRRAMFSATFAYDVEQWCKLNLDSVITVSIGARNSAVETVEQELVFVGSETGKLLAMRELVKKGFNPPVLVFVQSIERAKELFHELIYEGINVDVIHAERTQQQRDNTVHSFRAGKIWVLICTALLARGIDFKGVNLVINYDFPTSSVEYIHRIGRTGRAGHKGKAVTFFTEDDKPLLRSVANVIQQAGCPVPEYIKGFQKLLSKQKKKMIKKPLERESISTTPKYFLEKAKNKRKKATGQNSKKKVALEDKS, from the exons ATGGATGTTCACGATCTCTTTCACCGGCTTGGCGCGGGGGCCAAATTCGACGTGAGACGCTTCTCTGCAGACGCAGCCCGATTCCAG gtaggaaaaaggaagaatgacTTTGATTCTTCAGAGGTGATGCGGGGACTGGACTTTTTTGGAAACAAGAAGTCTGTCCCAGGTGCATGTGGAGCATCACAAACATATCAGGAGctccaaaatgaagagaaaaaggagaacctaacagaaaggaagagggagcagaacaagaaaaagaggaagaagatgacTTCAG aaattaCTTCTCAAGGAGAAGGTACTACTATACAGTGGATGTCATCTGTGGAAGCAAAGATTGAAGATAAAAaagttaaaggagaaaataaactaACTTCCAGAAAGTTGGAATATCTCAGAAAGGAAAAG ATAAATTTCTTCCggaataaacacaaaattcacaTTCAAGGAACAGATCTTCCTGACCCAATTGCTACATTTCAGCAACTTGACCAGGAATATAAAATCAATTCTCGACTGCTTCAGAACATTCTAGATGCAGGCTTCCAAATGCCTACTCCAATCCAAATGCAAGCCATTCCAGTTATGCTGCAT GGTCGGGAACTTCTAGCTTCTGCTCCTACTGGATCCGGAAAAACTCTGGCTTTTAGCATTCCTATTTTAATGCAACTGAAACAACCCACAAATAAAGGCTTCAGAGCCTTGATTATATCACCAACACGAGAACTTGCCAGCCAG atTCACCGAGAGTTAATAAAAATTTCTGAGGGAACAGGATTCAGGATACACATGATCCACAAAGCATCAGTGGCAGCCAAGAAATTTGGACCTAAATCATCTAAGAAGTTTG ATATTCTTGTGACTACTCCAAATCGACTAATCTATTTGTTAAAGCAAGATCCACCAGGAATAGACCTAACAAG CGTGGAGTGGCTGGTAGTAGATGAGTCAGACAAACTGTTTGAAGATGGCAAAACTGGGTTCAGAGACCAGCTGGCTTCCATTTTCCTGGCCTGCACATCACACAAGATCAGAAGAGCTATGTTCAGTGCAACTTTTGCATATGATGTTGAACAGTGGTGCAAGCTCAACCTGGACAGTGTCATTACTGTATCCATTGGAGCAAG GAATTCTGCAGTAGAGACTGTAGAACAAGAACTTGTCTTTGTTGGGTCTGAGACTGGAAAACTTCTGGCCATGAGAGAACTTGTTAAAAAG GGTTTCAATCCACCTGTTCTTGTTTTCGTTCAGTCCATTGAAAGGGCTAAAGAACTTTTTCATGAGCTCATATATGAAGGTATTAATGTAGATGTTATTCATGCAGAGAGAACACAGCAACAG AGAGATAACACAGTTCACAGCTTCAGAGCAGGAAAAATCTGGGTTCTTATTTGTACAGCCTTGCTGGCAAGAGGGATTGATTTTAAAGGTGTGAACTTGGTAATCAACTATGACTTTCCAACCAGCTCAGTGGAATATATCCACAGGATAG GTCGGACTGGAAGAGCAGGGCATAAGGGAAAAGCTGTTACGTTTTTCACCGAAGATGACAAACCATTATTAAGAAG TGTTGCCAATGTTATACAGCAGGCTGGTTGTCCTGTACCAGAGTACATAAAAGGTTTCCAAAAATTACTAAG caaacaaaagaaaaagatgattaaGAAACCATTGGAAAGGGAAAGCATTAGTACAACtccaaaatatttcttagaaaaagCTAAGAATAAACG